The sequence AAGAGAACCTGCTGATGGGGCTCTCCCGCTTCAGCGCCAAGGACGCCAAGGCGGTGCCGGAGTCCATCTACGAGCTCTTCCCGGTGCTGCGCGAGATGAAGCAGCGCCGGGGCGGCGACCTCTCCGGCGGCCAGCAGCAACAACTCGCCATCGGCCGCGCCCTGGCCAGCCAGCCGCGCCTGCTGATCCTCGACGAGCCCACCGAAGGCATCCAGCCCTCGGTGATCAAGGAGATCGGCGCGGTGATCCGCAAACTCGCCGAGCGCGGCGACATGGCCATCCTGCTGGTGGAGCAGTTCTACGACTTCGCCGCCGAGCTGGCCGACCAGTACCTGGTGATGAGCCGTGGCGAAATCATCCAGCAAGGCCGTGGCGAAAACATGGAAACCGAAGGCGTACGCGGCCTGGTGACCATCTAGAATCGCGCCCTACGAATTCATTGCACCGCGTGGGTTACGCCGCTTCGCGGCTAACCCACCCTACAAGAACGCCCCATGAACGCACCTGCCAACACCGCCCTGTTCACCCCCAGCTGGCACGCCGAGCTGGAGCTGGCCTATGCCCTGGACGGCGCCACCACACGCCCGGTGCTGCGCCGCCACCAGGGCCCGCTGCGGGTGCAGAAGCACCTGCACGCCGAGGGCCCGCAAGTGTGCCAGCACATCATCGTCCACCCGCCCGGCGGCATCGCCGGCGGTGACCGCCTGGACCTCTCCGCCCGCGTCGGCGAAGGCGCCTGGGCCCAGCTCACCAGCCCCGGTGCGGCCAAGTGGTACCGCGCCGCCGGTCCCGCGTTCCAGACCCTCGCCCTCAACGTCGAGGCCGGCGCCACCCTGGAATGGTTGCCCCAGGAGACCATCGTCTTCTCCGGCGCTCAGGCCGAGCTTGCCACCCGCATCGAGCTGATCGGCGACGCCCGATTGTTCTACTGGGACATGGTCGCCCTCGGCCGCCCGGCGGCCGGCGAGCGCTTCGCCGAAGGGCACTTCCAGGCGCAACTGGACATCCGCCGCGACGGCCAGCTGCTCTGGCACGAACGCCAGCGCATCGAGGGCGCCGACGGCCTGCTGGACTCGCCCATCGGCCTGGCTGGCCAGCCGGTGTTCGCCACCCTGATCGTCACCGGCGAAATCGACCCCGAACTGCTCGAACGCTGCCGCGAACGGCCCTGTGCCGGACGCGGCGACCTGACCCCACTGCCCGGCCTGCTGGTGGCCCGCTGCCTCGCCCCCGAGGCGCTGCACGCCCGCGCCTGGCTGATCGACCTCTGGCGCCTGTTGCGCCCTGCCCTGCTCGGCCGCGAGGCCCTGCTGCCGCGTATCTGGAGTACCTGATGGACCTCACCCCCCGTGAAAAAGACAAGCTGCTGATCTTCACCGCCGGCCTGGTGGCCGAGCGGCGCCTGGCCCGTGGCCTGAAGCTCAACTACCCGGAAGCCATGGCGCTGATCTCTGCCGCCCTGCTGGAGGGCGCCCGCGACGGCCGCACCGTGGCCGAGCTGATGCACTACGGCACCACCCTGCTTTCCCGTGACCAGGTGATGGAAGGGGTGCCGGAGATGATCCCGGAGATCCAGATCGAGGCCACCTTCCCGGATGGCACCAAGCTAGTAACCGTCCACCAACCAATCGCCTGAGGAAATCGTCCAATGTCTACTGCACTTGCCCATGCGGCGTTGCAAGCCGGCTCGGATTGCTCATTGACAGGCGTCAACTCCGCATCCTCGCCGGCTTGCGCCTTGCCTGAGCTGCGCTCGCTACGACCTTGAACGACTTCCTGGAGACCCGAAAACATGATCATTCGTGATGCAGGAGAAGCCGACCTGCCCGGCATCCTCGCCATCTACAACGACGCCGTGGAGAACACCACGGCGATCTGGAACGAAACCCTGGTGGACCTGGCCAACCGCCGCTCCTGGCTCGCCGACCGCAGCGCCGCGGGCTTCCCGGTGCTGGTGGCGGTGGACGCCGCCGGCGAGGTGCTGGGCTACGCCAGCTACGGTACCTGGCGCACCATCGAGGGCTTCCGCCACACCGTGGAACACTCGGTCTACGTGCGCGGCGACCAGCGCGGCCAGGGCCTCGGCCCCGCGCTGATGCAGGCGCTGATCGAACGCGCCCGCGCCGCCTCGCTGCACGTGATGGTGGCGGCCATCGAAAGCGAGAACGCCGCCTCCATCCGCCTGCACGAGCGCCTCGGCTTCGCCACCACCGGGCGGATGCCCCAGGTGGGGCGCAAGTTCGGCCGCTGGCTCGACCTCACCTTCATGCAACTGATGCTGGAGCAACCGCGATGATCCCCGGCGAATACCAGATCCAGGACGGTGAGATCGAGCTCAACGTCGGCCGCCGCACCCTGACCCTCTCCGTGGCCAATACCGGCGACCGGCCGATCCAGGTGGGCTCCCACTACCACTTCTTCGAGACCAACGACGCCCTGGCCTTCGACCGCGCCGCCACACGGGGCATGCGCCTGAACATCCCGGCCGGCACCGCCGTGCGCTTCGAACCCGGCCAGAGCCGCGAGGTGGAGCTGGTGGAACTCGCGGGAAAACGCCGCGTGTTCGGCTTCGCCGGCCGGGTGATGGGCGAGCTCTGAACAGGACAACTCGTAGGATGGGTCGAGCGAAGCGATACCCATCATCTCGCAACGATGGGTTACGCCACTGCGTGGCTAACCCATCCTACGGACAGGACCAACGATGAAGATTTCCCGCCAAGCCTACGCCGACATGTTCGGCCCCACCGTCGGCGACAAGGTGCGCCTGGCCGACACCGACCTGTGGATCGAAGTGGAGAAGGACTTCACCACCTACGGCGAAGAAGTGAAGTTCGGCGGCGGCAAGGTGATCCGCGACGGCATGGGCCAGGGCCAGCTGCTGGCGGCCGATGTGGTCGACACCCTGATCACCAACGCCCTGATCCTCGACCACTGGGGCGTGGTCAAGGCAGACGTCGGCCTCAAGGACGGCCGCATTGCCGCCATCGGCAAGGCCGGCAACCCGGACATCCAGCCCGACGTGACCATCGCCGTCGGCGCCAGCACCGAAGTGATCGCCGGCGAGGGCATGATCCTCACCGCCGGCGGCATCGACACCCACATCCACTTCATCTGCCCGCAGCAGATCGAAGAGGCCCTGATGAGCGGCGTCACCACCATGGTCGGCGGCGGCACCGGGCCGGCCACCGGCACCAACGCCACCACCTGCACCTCCGGCCCCTGGCACATGGCGCGCATGCTCCAGGCCGCCGACGCCTTCCCGATGAACATCGGCTTCACCGGCAAGGGCAACGCCTCGCTGCCCGAACCCCTGATCGAGCAGGTGAAAGCCGGCGCCATCGGCCTGAAGCTGCACGAGGACTGGGGCACCACCCCGGCGTCCATCGACAACTGCCTCACCGTGGCCGACCAGTACGACGTGCAGGTGGCAATCCACACCGACACCCTGAACGAGTCCGGCTTCGTCGAGACCACCCTGGGCGCCTTCAAGGGCCGCACCATCCACACCTACCACACCGAGGGCGCCGGCGGCGGCCACGCCCCCGACATCATCAAGGCCTGCGGTTTCCCCAACGTGCTGCCCAGCTCCACCAACCCGACCCGGCCCTTCACCCGCAACACCATCGACGAGCACCTGGACATGCTCATGGTCTGCCACCACCTGGACCCGAGCATCGCCGAGGACGTGGCCTTCGCCGAAAGCCGCATCCGCCGCGAGACCATCGCCGCCGAAGACATCCTCCACGACCTCGGCGCGTTCAGCATGATCAGCTCCGACAGCCAGGCCATGGGCCGCGTCGGCGAGGTGATCACCCGCACCTGGCAGACCGCCGACAAGATGAAGAAGCAACGCGGCGCCCTGCCCGAGGACGCCCCGGGCAACGACAACTTCCGCGCCAAGCGCTACATCGCCAAGTACACCATCAACCCGGCCATCACCCATGGCATCAGCCACGAAGTGGGCTCCATCGAGGTGGGCAAGTGGGCCGACCTGGTGCTCTGGCGCCCGGCCTTCTTCGGGGTGAAACCGACCCTGATCCTCAAGGGCGGAGCCATCGCCGCCAGCCTGATGGGCGACGCCAACGCCTCCATCCCTACCCCGCAACCGGTGCACTACCGGCCGATGTTCGCGAGCTTCGCCGGCAGCCGCCACGCCACCAGCATCACCTTCATCAGCCAGGCCGCCTTCGACGCCGGCGTGCCCGAGCGGCTTGGCCTGAAGAAGAGGATCGGCGTGGTGAAAGGCTGCCGCACGGTGACCAAGGCAGACCTGATCCACAACGACTACACCCCGGAAATCGAGGTGGACCCGCAGAACTACCAGGTGAAAGCCGACGGCCAACTGCTCTGGTGCGAACCGGCCGAGGTGCTGCCGATGGCGCAGCGGTATTTCCTGTTCTGATCAACCGGCATCCACCTGGATGCCCAACCCGTAGGTTGGGCAGAGCGCAGCGAAGCCCAACACAACAATCCCAGCACACCCTGTTGGGCCTCGCGCTGCTCGGACCAACCTACGGTCACTCACCGAATGAGCCATCGCCGGGCTCACAGGCCCAATCGGCGCTGATCAAGCCCACGCGGATGTAGCGATGGATGGATGAATACGGCCAATCCGAAGCACGACGGACATGCCCATGCTTCACCGGATTGATGTGGATGTAATCGACATGCCGGGAAAAATCCTGGTCATCACGTATCTGATGCTCCCAGAAGCGCCTCTGCCAGATGTTCCGCTCCCGTCTTTCGTTCCGCGACCGGCTAACCCATTCCAACTCAGGAAGCAGCCGGGAGAAGGTCCCCTTGATCTGCCGCCAGCGCAGCGAGAAATCGGCCTCGCCCTCCGGAAGCACCCAGATGGCATGCAAGTGCTCGGGCAGCACGACCATGGCGGGGATCTCGAAGGGATGCCGCTTCTTCACGCGCTGAAAAGCGAAGCGCAGCCCATCGACATGATCCGTCAGCAACCGTTGTGATCGATCCGCCAGATTGACCGTGAAGAAGTACGTGCCACCCGGCACGAAGTCGCGTCGATAGCGCATGGCCCAACCCTCCCTGGTACGAATGCCGAGCGGGCAGTCTAGGAGGAGCGAGAGTCGGAGAGGGCCTGGATGGGGGAAGGAAACGGCCAGCGAGATGGTAGGAATGTTGGGCCTCGCCAAGCTCGGACCAACCTACGCCTGTCGTTGGGTTTCGCGCATGCCTCAACGCAACTGACTGTCCTTGCTCCCCCGCCGGTTGTAGCCGGCGTAGGCGGCGTTTTCCCGGTCGTGTTCGGTCTGGCATTTGACGCACAGGCGCACGCCGGGGATGGCCTCGCGGCGGGCCTGGGGGATGGGCGTGTCGCACTCTTCGCAATGCGTCAGGCTCTCGCCTTTGGGCAACTGGCTGCGCGCGCGCTGGACGGCATCCTCGATGGTGCTGTCGATCTGTTCCTGGACGGCGCCGTCGCCGGCCCAACCACTGGCCATGCTGACCTCCCACGGGTTCGAAAAGTGCGTACTGATCGAGTTATGGGCCTGGTGACGGGCCTTTGCAAGGGTGGGGGTCGGCTGGCGACAAGCGGAGGTCGTTACTCCTTCACGTTCATGAATTCCTCGGCCCAGACGATGTAGTCCTCGGGCAAGGTGTACTTGTGGGTCAGTTCGGTGGCGGTCAGCTCGGTACCGGTGGACACCTGGCGCTGCTCGCGCAGGCAGTCGTAGGTGGCCTTGATGGCGGCGAAGTAGGCCGCGTGGCCGTTGACCACGATGCGCACGCCGAGGCGGGCGAGGCGTTCGTTGTCGCGCAGCTTGGGGTTGCCGTAGGTGACCAGCATCAGCGGCACGCTCAGGTGTTCGGCGATCTGCTCCAGGTGCTCGAAATCGGTTACGCCGACCATGCAGATGCCATCGGCGCCGGCGGCCTGGTAGGCCTTGGTGCGCTTGATCACTTCCTCGGTGCTGAGCACCCCGGCGTTGGTGCGGGCGATGATCGCCAGGTCCGGGTCAACCCGTGCTTCCAGGGCCGCGCGGATCTTGCCCACACCTTCTTCGACCGGGATCAGGTCGGTGGACTTGCGACCGAACTGGGCCGGCAGCAGGGTGTCCTCGATGGTCAGCGCGGCAATGCCGGCGCGCTCCAGCTCGACCACGGTGCGCATCACGTTGAGGGCGTTGCCATAGCCGTGGTCGGCGTCGGCGATCACCGGCAGGCGCGAGACGCGGCCGATGCGGGCGGCCTGCTCGACGAATTCGCTGAGGGTGATCAGCGCGAAATCGGGCGCGGCCAGTACCTGCAGGGAGGCAACCGAGCCGCCGAGGATGCCGACCTCGAAGCCGAGGTCGGCGGCGATGCGGGCGGACATGGGGTCGAACACCGAGGCGGTGTGGAAGCAGGAGTCCGAGTCCAGCAACGCACGGAAAGCCGTGCGCAACTCGTGATGAGAAGCTCTACGCATAGGGGCACCAAAGTTATCAGAGGGGGGTCAGGATAAAGCCGGCTTCATGACTCTGAAGTCGGCGCCCCCGTTTTTCCATTGTCAGACTGCGCCCATTCTAACGGATCAGTCTTTCAATCCGCTTAAGGCGCCGCGCAGCTTGTTCCGCCCTTCGTCGGCCGCCACACTGGCGCACCCTCCATCGAGACCCTTGCGTGCTGGCACTCACCGCCTACCTGGGCCTGTTCCTCTCCGCATTCGGCGCCGCCACCCTGCTACCCCTGCAGTCGGAAGCGGTGCTGGTAGGCCTGCTGCTGGCCAAGGCCCATCCGGCCTGGGCACTGGTGGCGGTGGCGACCCTCGGCAATGTGCTCGGCTCGCTGGTGAACTGGCTGCTGGGGCGCTACGTGGAGCATTGGCGTGACCGTCGCTGGTTCCCGGTGAAACCGGCGCAGATGGAGCGGGCCCAGGCCTTCTACCAACGCTACGGACGCTGGTCGCTGCTGCTGGCCTGGGTGCCGGTGATCGGCGATCCGCTGACCCTGGTGGCCGGGGTGATGCGCGAATCCTTCTGGGTGTTCCTGGTGCTGGTGACCCTGGCCAAGGCCGGGCGTTACCTGGTGCTGGCGGCGCTGACCCTGGGTTGGATGACCTGAGCGATCCAACAAGCCAACGCAACCTCGACGGGGCCCGCTTGATGGGTATCGCTTCGCTCGCGGAACGCCGCCCGACCCATCCTACGGCGAGTAAGGCTGGACATTGTGTTGCGGGATACTGCCCGCGATACCGCTACGCCCAGCATCGCCTACGCTTTCCGGGTCGCTGCCTGGAGGCTCATCCCATGAGAAAACTCGCCCTGCTGGTCGCCTGCCTCGCCCTGGTGCTCGGTGCCACCGCCGCCTTCGCCCACCACGGCTGGAGTTCCTATGACGCGGACAAGTCGTTGAACTTCGAAGCGCCGATCAAGACGGTCTCCTACCGCAACCCCCACGCCCATATCACCGTCGACTTCGAGGGCCGCGAATGGCACGTGGTACTGGCCCCCATCAGCCGCATGGCGGCGCGCGGGCTGCCCGAGTCCGACCTGCTGCCGGGCAAGCGCATCACCATAGTCGGCTACCCGCGCAAGGACGGCGAGGCGGAGATCCGCGCCGAACGGGTGATAGTCGACGGC is a genomic window of Pseudomonas resinovorans NBRC 106553 containing:
- a CDS encoding urease subunit beta; its protein translation is MIPGEYQIQDGEIELNVGRRTLTLSVANTGDRPIQVGSHYHFFETNDALAFDRAATRGMRLNIPAGTAVRFEPGQSREVELVELAGKRRVFGFAGRVMGEL
- a CDS encoding DUF6152 family protein, yielding MRKLALLVACLALVLGATAAFAHHGWSSYDADKSLNFEAPIKTVSYRNPHAHITVDFEGREWHVVLAPISRMAARGLPESDLLPGKRITIVGYPRKDGEAEIRAERVIVDGRTVELR
- the ureC gene encoding urease subunit alpha encodes the protein MKISRQAYADMFGPTVGDKVRLADTDLWIEVEKDFTTYGEEVKFGGGKVIRDGMGQGQLLAADVVDTLITNALILDHWGVVKADVGLKDGRIAAIGKAGNPDIQPDVTIAVGASTEVIAGEGMILTAGGIDTHIHFICPQQIEEALMSGVTTMVGGGTGPATGTNATTCTSGPWHMARMLQAADAFPMNIGFTGKGNASLPEPLIEQVKAGAIGLKLHEDWGTTPASIDNCLTVADQYDVQVAIHTDTLNESGFVETTLGAFKGRTIHTYHTEGAGGGHAPDIIKACGFPNVLPSSTNPTRPFTRNTIDEHLDMLMVCHHLDPSIAEDVAFAESRIRRETIAAEDILHDLGAFSMISSDSQAMGRVGEVITRTWQTADKMKKQRGALPEDAPGNDNFRAKRYIAKYTINPAITHGISHEVGSIEVGKWADLVLWRPAFFGVKPTLILKGGAIAASLMGDANASIPTPQPVHYRPMFASFAGSRHATSITFISQAAFDAGVPERLGLKKRIGVVKGCRTVTKADLIHNDYTPEIEVDPQNYQVKADGQLLWCEPAEVLPMAQRYFLF
- a CDS encoding DksA/TraR family C4-type zinc finger protein, producing the protein MASGWAGDGAVQEQIDSTIEDAVQRARSQLPKGESLTHCEECDTPIPQARREAIPGVRLCVKCQTEHDRENAAYAGYNRRGSKDSQLR
- a CDS encoding urease accessory protein UreD, which produces MNAPANTALFTPSWHAELELAYALDGATTRPVLRRHQGPLRVQKHLHAEGPQVCQHIIVHPPGGIAGGDRLDLSARVGEGAWAQLTSPGAAKWYRAAGPAFQTLALNVEAGATLEWLPQETIVFSGAQAELATRIELIGDARLFYWDMVALGRPAAGERFAEGHFQAQLDIRRDGQLLWHERQRIEGADGLLDSPIGLAGQPVFATLIVTGEIDPELLERCRERPCAGRGDLTPLPGLLVARCLAPEALHARAWLIDLWRLLRPALLGREALLPRIWST
- the ureA gene encoding urease subunit gamma; its protein translation is MDLTPREKDKLLIFTAGLVAERRLARGLKLNYPEAMALISAALLEGARDGRTVAELMHYGTTLLSRDQVMEGVPEMIPEIQIEATFPDGTKLVTVHQPIA
- a CDS encoding transposase; amino-acid sequence: MRYRRDFVPGGTYFFTVNLADRSQRLLTDHVDGLRFAFQRVKKRHPFEIPAMVVLPEHLHAIWVLPEGEADFSLRWRQIKGTFSRLLPELEWVSRSRNERRERNIWQRRFWEHQIRDDQDFSRHVDYIHINPVKHGHVRRASDWPYSSIHRYIRVGLISADWACEPGDGSFGE
- a CDS encoding YqaA family protein, with the protein product MLALTAYLGLFLSAFGAATLLPLQSEAVLVGLLLAKAHPAWALVAVATLGNVLGSLVNWLLGRYVEHWRDRRWFPVKPAQMERAQAFYQRYGRWSLLLAWVPVIGDPLTLVAGVMRESFWVFLVLVTLAKAGRYLVLAALTLGWMT
- the urtE gene encoding urea ABC transporter ATP-binding subunit UrtE, which encodes MLTVDKLHQYYGGSHILRGLSFEAKVGEVTCLLGRNGVGKTTLLKCLMGLIPAKEGAVNWEGRAITGFKPHQRVHAGIAYVPQGREIFPRLTVEENLLMGLSRFSAKDAKAVPESIYELFPVLREMKQRRGGDLSGGQQQQLAIGRALASQPRLLILDEPTEGIQPSVIKEIGAVIRKLAERGDMAILLVEQFYDFAAELADQYLVMSRGEIIQQGRGENMETEGVRGLVTI
- a CDS encoding oxaloacetate decarboxylase codes for the protein MRRASHHELRTAFRALLDSDSCFHTASVFDPMSARIAADLGFEVGILGGSVASLQVLAAPDFALITLSEFVEQAARIGRVSRLPVIADADHGYGNALNVMRTVVELERAGIAALTIEDTLLPAQFGRKSTDLIPVEEGVGKIRAALEARVDPDLAIIARTNAGVLSTEEVIKRTKAYQAAGADGICMVGVTDFEHLEQIAEHLSVPLMLVTYGNPKLRDNERLARLGVRIVVNGHAAYFAAIKATYDCLREQRQVSTGTELTATELTHKYTLPEDYIVWAEEFMNVKE
- a CDS encoding GNAT family N-acetyltransferase, with the protein product MIIRDAGEADLPGILAIYNDAVENTTAIWNETLVDLANRRSWLADRSAAGFPVLVAVDAAGEVLGYASYGTWRTIEGFRHTVEHSVYVRGDQRGQGLGPALMQALIERARAASLHVMVAAIESENAASIRLHERLGFATTGRMPQVGRKFGRWLDLTFMQLMLEQPR